In the Podospora bellae-mahoneyi strain CBS 112042 chromosome 4, whole genome shotgun sequence genome, one interval contains:
- a CDS encoding hypothetical protein (EggNog:ENOG503P0XZ; COG:G), producing MLITYRCHQRQHYPTDSFSIEQAPWRAQVLNNHPFSHALTDEPTSQPTAVIYTGNQRMQITMESAKNSSKSSNMKEILARLGGDFPMDEEAVLKLLPMGTKLIAVEKFGVSAFTATGRIKALEPTNGQKEYFIKVAYGEQGRVMLNGEAMSSLMIYDLMPDFIPKPVGFGAYQQEQAAYFYLSEFVDMDVTTPPDPVEWTKRLANMHKQSQSPTGQFGFPVKTCDGKTAHTTDWEDSWAVFYRTLFLGVCKRDIEANGSWPELELATEQIANAVIPQLLDNLKMSDGQKIKPCIIHGDLWEGNMGISKETNKSLLFDSGSYFAHNEMELGHWRCEFSTVFRDKSYTEHYQQNYPPAEPVEEFDDRNRLYSLKGAIVYSAGHPQSSMRKTAYNNMLYLIEKYAPLNGVDKYDPNIDPSITGACIVPHLAEGFI from the exons ATGCTCATCACTTATCGTTGTCACCAACGCCAGCATTACCCGACCGACAGCTTCTCCATCGAACAAGCCCCGTGGAGAGCTCAAgttctcaacaaccaccccttTTCGCATGCACTCACGGACGAACCAACTTCCCAACCAACCGCTGTGATATATACGGGTAATCAGCGGATGCAGATCACCATGGAGAGTGCTAAGaactcgtcaaagtcgagcAACATGAAGGAAATTCTTGCTCGACTGGGCGGTGATTTCCCCATGGATGAAGAAGCTGTTTTGAAGC TTCTACCCATGGGAACGAAGTTGATCGCGGTTGAGAAATTTGGAGTTAGTGCTTTCACAGCCACTGGTCGTATCAAGGCCCTGGAACCAACAAATGGCCAGAAAGAGTATTTCATCAAG GTTGCCTATGGTGAGCAAGGGCGGGTCATGCTGAACGGGGAAGCCATGTCGTCTCTGATGATCTACGACCTCATGCCGGACTTCATCCCGAAGCCCGTTGGATTCGGCGCCTATCAACAAGAGCAAGCTGCGTATTTCTATCTCTCCGAATTCGTGGACATG GATGTGACCACCCCCCCGGATCCCGTTGAATGGACGAAACGGCTAGCCAACATGCACAAACAAAGTCAATCACCAACCGGACAGTTCGGCTTCCCTGTAAAAACCTGTGACGGCAAAACAGCTCACACGACTGACTGGGAAGATAGCTGGGCCGTCTTTTACCGCACACTCTTCCTAGGAGTCTGCAAACGCGACATCGAAGCCAACGGGTCGTGGCCTGAGTTGGAGCTCGCGACAGAACAAATCGCCAACGCCGTGATCCCCCAACTTTTGGATAACTTGAAGATGTCAGATGGTCAAAAGATCAAGCCCTGCATTATCCATGGTGACCTATGGGAAGGCAACATGGGGATCAGCAAAGAGACCAACAAGTCCCTCCTCTTCGATTCTGGATCATACTTTGCCCACAACGAGATGGAACTTGGGCACTGGAGGTGCGAATTCAGTACCGTGTTCCGTGACAAGAGCTACACGGAACACTACCAACAAAATTACCCTCCTGCTGAGCCtgtggaggagtttgacgaTCGCAACCGGCTGTACAGCCTCAAAGGAGCCATCGTTTATTCCGCTGGCCACCCACAGAGTTCCATGAGAAAGAC GGCGTACAACAATATGCTGTATCTCATTGAAAAGTACGCCCCACTGAACGGGGTAGACAAATACGATCCGAACATCGACCCATCCATCACGGGGGCATGCATCGTGCCCCATCTTGCCGAGGGGTTCATTTGA